A region of Desulfotomaculum sp. DNA encodes the following proteins:
- a CDS encoding 2,4-dihydroxyhept-2-ene-1,7-dioic acid aldolase — MINLKEKLRKNELTIGSWITLGHSSIAEIMCQAAFDWLVVDMEHSAITLDQTQEIVRAIELNGIVPLVRVGENNANLIKRVMDAGAHGVIVPMISCLDDAVKAVQAVKYPPYGTRGIGLARAQGYGARFTEYKKWVNEESIVVAQIEHIKGVENLEDILNADFIDAIIVGPYDLSGSLGIPGQFENPIFIDVLTRIKNTTRKLNKVLGYHEVSSDPNLLLQKIKEGYSFLAYSIDIMFLGESCKSGLSIIKDNLK; from the coding sequence ATGATTAATTTAAAAGAAAAATTGAGAAAAAATGAACTAACTATCGGTTCCTGGATTACCCTGGGTCATTCTTCTATTGCCGAAATTATGTGCCAGGCAGCCTTTGACTGGCTTGTTGTTGACATGGAACATAGCGCCATTACTTTAGATCAAACGCAGGAAATCGTAAGGGCCATAGAGCTTAATGGTATTGTTCCGCTGGTGAGAGTAGGGGAAAATAACGCCAATCTAATTAAGCGGGTAATGGATGCGGGAGCACATGGTGTTATAGTACCGATGATTAGTTGCCTGGACGATGCGGTAAAAGCTGTCCAAGCTGTCAAGTACCCTCCTTATGGAACAAGAGGCATCGGACTGGCAAGGGCTCAAGGATATGGAGCCCGTTTTACAGAATACAAAAAGTGGGTAAACGAGGAGAGTATAGTAGTAGCACAAATAGAACATATAAAGGGCGTTGAAAATTTAGAAGACATCCTTAATGCAGATTTTATTGATGCTATTATAGTTGGTCCTTATGATCTTTCCGGTTCATTGGGAATCCCAGGTCAATTTGAAAATCCTATTTTTATTGATGTATTAACAAGAATAAAAAATACTACACGCAAATTAAATAAAGTTCTCGGTTATCATGAAGTATCCTCCGATCCTAATCTTCTGCTTCAGAAAATAAAAGAAGGATACAGTTTTCTCGCTTACAGCATAGATATTATGTTTCTTGGGGAATCCTGCAAAAGCGGCTTGTCCATAATTAAAGACAATCTAAAATAA
- a CDS encoding acylneuraminate cytidylyltransferase family protein, with product MILGITPARGGSKGIPRKNIKTICGKPLLAWTIEAALNSKLLDDYVVTTEDTEIAQIAVKYGVKVLQRPVELASDESTTLSVLQNVLEQVWADIVVVLQATSPVRNDDLIDSCIKRFLDSGADSLATGFICKYVEYGKSLQRRQDIKGFFYDDGNIYIMNSTLIKAGERFGQKIERVLLDNEQNVDIDDEFGFWLAEQVLLKRSKGQLY from the coding sequence ATGATCCTTGGAATAACACCTGCACGGGGCGGCAGCAAGGGAATACCCAGAAAAAATATCAAAACAATTTGCGGCAAGCCTTTACTTGCCTGGACTATTGAAGCGGCCTTGAATTCGAAACTGCTGGACGATTACGTTGTTACAACAGAAGATACTGAAATTGCTCAAATAGCAGTAAAATACGGGGTAAAAGTCCTTCAACGCCCTGTTGAATTAGCTTCCGATGAAAGCACAACACTTTCAGTCCTTCAGAATGTTTTAGAACAAGTCTGGGCCGATATCGTAGTTGTGCTGCAGGCTACATCTCCGGTAAGAAATGACGATTTAATTGATAGCTGCATAAAAAGATTCCTTGACAGCGGGGCTGATTCTTTAGCAACAGGGTTTATTTGCAAGTATGTCGAATACGGTAAAAGCCTGCAAAGAAGGCAGGACATAAAAGGATTCTTCTATGATGACGGAAATATATATATCATGAATAGTACATTGATAAAAGCAGGAGAAAGATTTGGACAAAAAATTGAAAGAGTCCTTCTTGACAATGAACAAAATGTTGATATTGATGATGAATTCGGTTTCTGGCTGGCCGAGCAGGTATTATTAAAAAGAAGTAAAGGTCAACTATATTGA
- the rfbF gene encoding glucose-1-phosphate cytidylyltransferase: protein MKTKAVILCGGLGTRLKEETEYRPKPMVQIGNRPILWHIMKIYASCGFSDFILCLGYKGEMIKDYFYNYEILNNDFTIKFGAQKSITMHNDLGENNWSVTLVDTGKSSLKGARLKKIEKYIDSDVFMVTYGDGIGNVDLKKLLSFHLQHGRTGTVTGVRPPSLFGELVVEENRATLFSEKPQTSAGLINGGFFVFNKNLFNYLNEDDSCDFEKGPLEEMAAQGELMVYMHDGSWACMDTYRDVEYLNKLWKSEKAFWKTW, encoded by the coding sequence ATGAAAACTAAAGCAGTTATTTTATGCGGCGGGCTGGGCACAAGATTAAAAGAGGAAACTGAATACAGGCCAAAACCGATGGTACAGATAGGCAACAGGCCAATCCTCTGGCATATCATGAAAATATATGCCAGCTGCGGATTTTCTGATTTTATACTCTGCCTGGGGTACAAGGGTGAAATGATCAAAGATTATTTTTATAACTATGAAATACTGAATAATGATTTCACCATCAAGTTCGGCGCCCAGAAATCTATTACCATGCACAATGATCTGGGTGAAAACAACTGGAGCGTCACCCTTGTGGATACAGGCAAGAGTTCTTTAAAAGGCGCCCGCTTAAAAAAGATTGAAAAATATATTGACAGTGATGTCTTTATGGTCACTTACGGTGACGGCATAGGAAATGTCGATCTTAAGAAATTATTGTCTTTTCACCTGCAGCATGGCCGGACGGGCACGGTTACAGGCGTAAGGCCGCCGTCCTTATTTGGGGAACTGGTCGTGGAAGAAAACAGGGCAACTCTCTTTTCTGAGAAACCGCAGACTTCAGCCGGTCTGATCAACGGGGGTTTTTTTGTTTTTAATAAAAATCTTTTTAATTACTTGAATGAAGACGACAGCTGTGATTTTGAAAAAGGCCCCCTGGAAGAAATGGCTGCGCAAGGAGAGCTGATGGTCTATATGCATGACGGCTCATGGGCTTGCATGGATACATACAGGGACGTCGAATATCTGAACAAACTCTGGAAGAGCGAAAAAGCCTTCTGGAAGACATGGTAA
- a CDS encoding NAD-dependent epimerase, which produces MKVIVFGGSGFLGSHVADCLTEKGYQVSIFDLEPSPYLLPDQKMIIGNILDEQAVYEAVQDQDYIFNFAGIADLDDATTRPIETIKQNIMGSAILLEASRKHGVKRFLYASTIYVYSEKGGFYRCSKQSAELYIEEYLRKYGLNYTVLRFGTLYGQRANNRNSIYNYLRQAIENKQIVCSGTGNEIREYINVKDAARLSVMALDEEYSNKHVIITGSNSMQFKDMLSMINEILGNKISIEFNGMENNNHYNITPYSFVPKAGYKLVGQYHVDMGQGLLECISEIYKSIK; this is translated from the coding sequence ATGAAAGTTATTGTCTTTGGCGGATCAGGATTTTTAGGCAGCCACGTTGCCGACTGCTTAACCGAAAAAGGCTATCAGGTAAGTATCTTTGATTTGGAACCTTCACCTTACCTGCTTCCGGATCAAAAGATGATTATCGGAAATATTCTGGACGAGCAGGCAGTTTATGAAGCTGTTCAAGACCAGGATTACATTTTTAACTTTGCGGGCATAGCCGACCTTGACGACGCTACTACCCGGCCCATCGAAACAATAAAGCAGAATATCATGGGTTCGGCGATTCTTCTGGAAGCTTCAAGAAAACACGGCGTGAAAAGGTTCCTTTACGCCAGCACCATATACGTCTACAGTGAAAAAGGAGGATTTTACCGCTGCAGCAAACAATCCGCGGAGTTGTATATAGAAGAATATCTCAGAAAATATGGTTTGAATTATACTGTGCTGCGTTTTGGCACTCTCTATGGGCAAAGAGCAAACAACAGAAACAGCATTTACAATTATTTAAGGCAGGCTATTGAAAATAAACAAATTGTCTGCAGCGGGACGGGTAACGAAATTCGGGAATATATAAACGTCAAGGATGCGGCGCGCTTGAGCGTAATGGCTTTAGATGAAGAATACAGCAATAAGCACGTCATTATTACCGGAAGCAATTCTATGCAGTTCAAGGATATGCTGAGCATGATCAATGAAATTTTAGGCAATAAGATTTCTATCGAATTTAACGGAATGGAGAATAACAACCATTATAATATTACTCCGTATTCATTTGTACCCAAAGCCGGATATAAACTGGTAGGCCAGTATCATGTAGATATGGGGCAAGGGTTGTTGGAATGTATTAGTGAAATTTATAAGAGTATCAAATAA
- a CDS encoding aminotransferase DegT, with product MKIPPAKIYFSEKDKSEILNRINESLTSGQLTLGKNTREFEESFAAYLNIKNTVAVNSGTSALEIPLRIFNVKDKEVLVPTNTFFATVLAVLHAGAKVCFVEADPATFSVDVNDLKNKIGSQTAGVIVVHIGGIVTPRINEIRELCEEHGIFLLEDAAHAHGSAYSGKKAGTFGHAASFSFYPTKLITSGEGGMIASSDEKIKNEAMLFRDQGKVSFTQNLHGKLGYNWRMSEIHAAAGLVHFRNLESFIEERANIARIYDKHLKGGNVITPLKIPEGCRTNYYKYIAMIDKNIDRQILKNHLRDKYDVGLSGEVYETPCHLQPVFKEQFKEGDFPLAEEICQRHICLPVYQGMKDEDAEYAAFSLKKAAEDIYGQKKIENIK from the coding sequence ATGAAAATCCCACCCGCAAAAATTTATTTTTCAGAAAAAGATAAGTCTGAAATTTTAAACAGAATAAACGAGTCACTCACCAGCGGCCAATTAACACTGGGTAAGAACACAAGGGAATTTGAAGAAAGCTTTGCGGCTTATCTTAACATTAAAAATACAGTTGCCGTAAACAGCGGAACCAGCGCCCTGGAAATACCGCTGCGGATATTCAACGTCAAGGATAAAGAGGTGCTTGTCCCTACAAATACTTTTTTTGCCACTGTTCTGGCTGTTCTTCACGCGGGAGCCAAAGTATGTTTTGTAGAAGCCGATCCGGCAACTTTTTCAGTAGATGTGAACGATTTAAAAAACAAAATAGGTTCTCAAACGGCCGGAGTTATTGTAGTCCATATTGGAGGAATTGTAACTCCGCGGATTAATGAAATAAGAGAACTCTGTGAAGAACACGGCATTTTTTTGCTTGAAGACGCAGCCCATGCCCACGGAAGCGCATATAGCGGCAAAAAAGCCGGTACTTTCGGCCACGCGGCTTCCTTCTCTTTTTATCCCACCAAGCTTATCACCAGCGGGGAAGGCGGGATGATTGCTTCCAGCGATGAAAAGATAAAGAACGAGGCTATGCTCTTCCGTGATCAGGGCAAAGTATCTTTTACGCAAAATTTACACGGCAAGCTGGGTTACAACTGGCGCATGAGCGAGATTCACGCGGCTGCAGGGCTTGTTCATTTCAGAAACCTGGAATCTTTTATAGAAGAAAGAGCAAATATCGCCAGGATTTATGATAAACACTTAAAAGGCGGCAATGTAATTACTCCTTTAAAAATTCCCGAAGGTTGCAGAACGAACTATTACAAGTACATAGCAATGATCGATAAAAATATTGATCGTCAAATTTTAAAAAATCATCTCCGGGACAAATATGACGTCGGCCTTAGCGGAGAGGTATATGAGACTCCCTGTCATCTCCAGCCTGTCTTTAAAGAGCAGTTTAAAGAAGGCGATTTTCCGCTGGCGGAGGAAATCTGTCAAAGGCACATCTGCCTGCCTGTATACCAGGGAATGAAAGATGAAGATGCTGAATACGCAGCTTTCTCATTGAAGAAAGCTGCCGAGGATATTTACGGCCAAAAAAAAATAGAAAATATAAAATGA
- a CDS encoding aminotransferase, whose translation MIKVSQGCLGKEELAQVEDAFGYGYFGMASKVVEFEEKLAAYLGGGQAAAVNSGTSALHLALDALGLGPGDEVIVPSLTFVASFQAVSATGARPVACEVSGDTLLIDLDDVRNRITGRTKAIMPVHYGGNPCDMDSLLKIGEEYNLKIVEDAAHAFGSFYKGKKIGSFGDLTCFSFDSIKNITCGEGGAIVSRDNDLMELIKQKRLLGMDRKTHVSDWRERSWFYEVRTQGFRYHMSNINAAIGLAQLGKADAFAARRRQICLEYDAAFQSLPLIRCLNVNYTDVFPHIYVILVQNGQRNNLMSFLKERDIETAINYIPNHFHSFYKEEKTFLPVTEKVFEEILTLPLHCRLSDEDVEKVIEGVKSWASITTE comes from the coding sequence ATGATAAAGGTATCTCAGGGATGCCTTGGCAAAGAAGAACTTGCCCAGGTAGAGGACGCTTTTGGTTACGGTTACTTCGGCATGGCTTCCAAAGTTGTCGAGTTTGAAGAAAAGTTGGCCGCTTATTTGGGCGGCGGGCAGGCAGCGGCTGTAAATAGCGGCACTTCCGCGCTTCATCTGGCTTTGGATGCTCTGGGATTGGGCCCGGGGGACGAGGTGATTGTCCCGTCGTTGACTTTTGTGGCCTCCTTTCAGGCCGTTTCAGCCACAGGAGCAAGGCCGGTGGCCTGTGAAGTCAGCGGGGATACACTGCTGATCGATCTTGATGACGTCAGGAATAGGATAACCGGCAGAACAAAAGCCATTATGCCGGTGCACTACGGCGGAAATCCCTGTGACATGGATTCTTTGTTAAAAATCGGCGAGGAATATAACCTGAAAATTGTAGAAGACGCCGCTCACGCCTTCGGTTCTTTTTATAAGGGTAAAAAAATCGGCAGTTTCGGCGATCTTACCTGCTTCAGCTTTGATTCGATTAAGAATATAACCTGCGGTGAAGGCGGGGCAATTGTCAGCCGGGACAATGACTTGATGGAATTAATCAAACAAAAAAGACTGCTTGGGATGGATCGCAAGACACACGTTTCTGACTGGAGAGAAAGAAGCTGGTTTTACGAAGTAAGAACACAGGGCTTTCGTTATCATATGAGTAATATTAACGCCGCCATCGGCCTCGCGCAGCTTGGAAAGGCTGACGCTTTTGCAGCCAGGAGAAGGCAGATCTGCTTAGAGTACGATGCTGCTTTTCAAAGCCTTCCCCTGATCAGATGTTTAAATGTAAATTATACTGATGTATTCCCTCATATTTATGTTATTCTTGTTCAAAACGGCCAGCGCAATAATCTGATGTCTTTTCTCAAAGAAAGGGACATAGAAACCGCTATAAACTATATTCCCAATCACTTTCACTCTTTTTACAAAGAAGAAAAGACGTTTTTGCCTGTGACGGAAAAGGTCTTTGAGGAAATCCTGACTTTACCCCTGCATTGCAGGCTGTCCGACGAAGATGTTGAAAAAGTAATCGAGGGGGTAAAGTCATGGGCAAGTATAACAACGGAGTAA
- a CDS encoding aminotransferase DegT — translation MLLIQTARPFFKNKDLIIEEIKKILETGQLMNGDNTAAFEREFAEFTGTNYAISVNSCTTALEIVLRHLNIRDKEVIVPVNTFVATCSAVLFAGGKPVFADIKDNTYNIGVEEVRKKISRQTKAVVVVHIAGIVCEDILEIKKLCEEYNISLIEDCAHAVGASYGNNLAGTYGLAGCFSFYPTKIITTGTGGMITTNSKELDMFARSVRYHGKSNDSHEIVNVGNNWFMDEIRATLGLYQLRDINGLIAHRRLIAKLYNKKLEKIKGVNILKAADGCMPSFYKYPVQLENEDERNKLKDHFHKNYQIELESVYWPPCHLQPVFRKLFGCNPGDFPAAEQILSKQVTLPIHSLISEKDVDHVVSGMKEFLCV, via the coding sequence ATACTGTTGATCCAAACTGCAAGGCCATTTTTTAAAAATAAGGATTTAATTATTGAGGAAATTAAAAAAATACTGGAAACAGGACAATTAATGAACGGGGACAATACCGCAGCTTTTGAGCGCGAGTTTGCAGAATTCACAGGAACTAATTATGCAATCTCAGTAAATTCTTGTACGACAGCCCTGGAAATTGTCCTGCGTCACCTTAATATCCGGGACAAGGAAGTTATTGTTCCTGTCAACACTTTTGTAGCTACGTGCAGCGCCGTATTATTCGCGGGAGGCAAACCTGTTTTTGCGGATATTAAGGACAATACTTATAACATAGGAGTCGAGGAAGTCAGAAAAAAGATCAGCCGCCAAACGAAAGCGGTGGTTGTTGTGCATATTGCCGGTATTGTTTGTGAGGATATCCTGGAAATAAAAAAACTATGTGAAGAGTATAATATATCTCTTATTGAAGACTGTGCCCATGCCGTCGGGGCATCTTACGGGAATAACCTGGCAGGAACATATGGGCTGGCTGGGTGCTTTTCTTTTTACCCGACAAAGATTATTACTACGGGAACCGGAGGAATGATCACTACCAATTCAAAAGAACTGGACATGTTTGCCAGGAGTGTCAGATATCATGGTAAAAGCAATGACAGCCACGAGATTGTAAATGTCGGCAACAACTGGTTTATGGATGAAATAAGGGCAACCCTGGGGCTGTACCAACTGCGGGATATTAATGGATTAATCGCTCACAGAAGACTGATAGCCAAATTATATAATAAGAAGCTAGAAAAAATTAAAGGTGTCAACATACTTAAAGCTGCAGACGGATGCATGCCTTCGTTTTACAAATACCCGGTTCAGTTGGAAAACGAAGACGAGCGTAATAAACTAAAAGATCATTTCCATAAAAATTATCAGATTGAACTGGAAAGCGTTTACTGGCCGCCATGTCATCTGCAGCCTGTGTTTAGAAAACTTTTTGGTTGTAATCCGGGAGATTTCCCTGCAGCCGAGCAGATTCTAAGCAAGCAGGTAACACTGCCTATTCATTCCCTGATTAGTGAAAAAGACGTTGATCATGTTGTTTCCGGAATGAAGGAATTTCTATGCGTATAG
- a CDS encoding HAD family hydrolase, protein MIKAVIFDFDGVLVESSEIKTRAFQMLFNDYPNMVDNIVKYHIDNMGVSRYVKFRYIYTNFLKLELTPEKEAELGRKFSEIVLDEIIKAPFVPGVMDFLDSSRKKYLFFIASGTPEEELKQIVNRRNIESFFLEVFGTPKTKAEIIKSILEKHAINQNEAVFVGDAATDQMAAEETGVPFIGRITSENHTLFQNYKWTIKDFNQLSNLLTLIENSQKDN, encoded by the coding sequence ATGATCAAGGCTGTAATCTTTGATTTTGACGGTGTTTTAGTTGAGTCCTCAGAAATAAAAACGAGGGCGTTTCAAATGTTGTTTAACGATTATCCAAACATGGTCGATAATATCGTAAAATACCACATTGACAATATGGGCGTTTCCCGCTATGTGAAATTCAGGTACATTTATACTAATTTTCTTAAGTTAGAACTGACTCCGGAAAAAGAAGCCGAGTTGGGAAGGAAGTTTTCCGAGATTGTACTGGACGAAATTATCAAAGCGCCTTTTGTTCCGGGCGTAATGGACTTTCTTGACAGCAGCAGGAAAAAATATCTTTTTTTCATTGCTTCCGGAACACCCGAGGAAGAACTGAAACAGATTGTTAACCGACGAAATATAGAAAGCTTTTTCTTAGAAGTTTTCGGAACCCCGAAAACAAAAGCAGAAATTATCAAATCAATTTTAGAAAAGCATGCGATTAATCAAAACGAAGCGGTATTCGTCGGCGATGCCGCAACCGACCAAATGGCGGCGGAAGAAACAGGAGTGCCTTTTATTGGCCGCATCACCAGTGAAAATCACACGTTATTTCAGAATTACAAATGGACAATAAAGGATTTTAATCAATTAAGTAATTTACTTACTTTAATAGAAAACTCTCAAAAAGATAATTAG
- a CDS encoding SAM-dependent methyltransferase, giving the protein MIEEDIRKRSVFNTYLELVQQDSKIFFPDESKFIFIECPGCASLEHKKQFKKWGFNYVLCCNCKTLFVNPRPRFDSLLSFYKESPSTNFWVNDFFKPIAEIRRDKIFKKRAEYINTIFPELQNSIIGDIGAGFGLFLEELAKIWPSAKLIAIEPSIEMAEICKSKRLSVIPDALENVRGCDNRFDLLACFELSEHIHSPSSFLKKIWELLKPGGYLYLTTLNGEGFDIQVLWENSKSIAPPHHLNFFNVRSIEILLRKNGFEVVNVDTPGELDWDIVEGMFLKEGIDIGRFWSLLVDKDTAIKQRLQDWIAKSKLSSHMRVVAKKNI; this is encoded by the coding sequence ATGATAGAGGAAGATATTCGCAAGCGTTCCGTATTTAATACTTATTTGGAATTGGTCCAGCAGGACAGTAAAATTTTCTTTCCTGATGAAAGTAAATTTATTTTTATTGAATGCCCTGGCTGCGCAAGTTTAGAGCATAAAAAGCAATTCAAAAAGTGGGGTTTTAATTATGTATTATGTTGCAATTGCAAAACCCTATTTGTAAATCCGAGGCCCAGGTTTGATTCCCTGCTGTCTTTTTACAAAGAATCACCGTCCACAAATTTTTGGGTAAATGACTTTTTTAAACCCATAGCAGAAATCCGCAGAGATAAAATTTTTAAAAAGAGAGCAGAGTATATAAATACTATCTTTCCCGAACTGCAAAACAGTATAATAGGTGACATCGGGGCCGGTTTTGGTTTGTTTTTAGAGGAACTTGCCAAGATTTGGCCATCAGCAAAATTAATTGCAATCGAACCATCCATAGAAATGGCTGAAATATGCAAGAGTAAACGTCTTAGTGTAATACCGGATGCTCTGGAAAATGTCCGTGGATGTGATAATAGATTTGACTTGCTTGCTTGTTTCGAGCTTTCTGAACATATTCATAGTCCCTCAAGTTTTTTGAAGAAGATTTGGGAGTTGTTAAAGCCAGGGGGATATTTATACTTAACGACCTTAAATGGAGAAGGATTCGATATACAGGTATTATGGGAAAACTCAAAAAGCATCGCTCCCCCTCACCATCTTAATTTTTTTAATGTCCGTTCCATAGAAATATTGTTAAGAAAAAATGGCTTCGAGGTCGTTAATGTCGATACTCCGGGAGAATTAGACTGGGATATAGTAGAAGGAATGTTTCTTAAAGAAGGAATTGATATAGGCCGTTTCTGGAGTCTCCTGGTGGATAAAGACACAGCTATAAAACAACGCCTGCAGGATTGGATAGCAAAAAGCAAGTTATCTTCACATATGAGAGTAGTAGCCAAAAAGAATATTTAA
- a CDS encoding epimerase, which produces MRCLVTGGSGFIGSHVVDKLISKGARVRIFDMVLPAFRHDVEFYHGSILDLEALRMAISGVDVVFHLAAIADVKDVYEDPYYAEAINVRGTMNVLEASRRSGGRVKKVVYGSTTWVYSEAEGAVVDESVPLHPPTHLYTATKITGEYYCFAYSRLYGLETVVLRYGIPYGPRARDGAVIPIFVNKALRGEPLTIAGDGSQFRKFVYVEDLAEGNVLALKSIAKNKIYNLDGNEKISIRQIAETVREIIGDVKIEYIPARPGDFSGKEVVSQLAKEELGWEPKISFREGVKRYVEWFKETQDKLGVTQLDLNKT; this is translated from the coding sequence ATGAGATGTCTGGTAACCGGCGGATCCGGTTTTATAGGTTCACACGTAGTGGATAAACTGATCAGCAAAGGTGCAAGAGTAAGGATTTTTGATATGGTTTTGCCTGCTTTCAGGCATGATGTTGAATTTTATCACGGAAGCATACTTGATCTGGAAGCGCTCAGGATGGCAATAAGCGGCGTGGATGTTGTCTTTCACCTTGCCGCCATAGCGGACGTTAAAGACGTGTACGAAGATCCGTATTATGCCGAAGCCATTAACGTCAGGGGCACGATGAACGTTCTGGAAGCATCCAGAAGATCCGGCGGACGGGTAAAGAAAGTAGTATACGGAAGCACTACCTGGGTTTACAGCGAAGCAGAAGGTGCGGTCGTGGACGAGAGCGTACCCCTGCATCCACCGACTCATCTCTATACTGCCACTAAAATAACCGGTGAGTATTACTGTTTTGCCTACAGCAGGCTCTACGGACTGGAAACTGTCGTGCTTCGCTATGGAATACCATATGGGCCCAGGGCCAGGGACGGCGCAGTAATACCTATTTTTGTAAACAAGGCCCTGAGGGGAGAACCTTTAACTATTGCAGGCGACGGTTCCCAGTTTAGAAAGTTCGTCTATGTTGAAGACCTGGCCGAAGGAAATGTCCTGGCCTTGAAGTCAATAGCTAAAAACAAGATATATAATCTTGACGGCAACGAAAAAATTTCTATAAGACAAATAGCTGAAACTGTCCGCGAAATAATCGGCGATGTAAAAATAGAATATATCCCTGCCCGCCCCGGGGATTTCTCCGGAAAGGAAGTTGTCAGCCAATTGGCCAAAGAAGAACTTGGCTGGGAACCGAAAATCTCATTCAGGGAAGGGGTAAAAAGGTATGTTGAATGGTTTAAAGAAACTCAGGATAAATTAGGTGTAACACAGCTTGACCTAAATAAAACGTAA
- the kdsB gene encoding 3-deoxy-manno-octulosonate cytidylyltransferase, which translates to MSVIGIIPARMGSSRFPGKPMAKILGMPMIGHVFLRSKMSHSLDELYVATPDEQIYNYINSIGGKAVITLDSHVRCTDRITEAVQKIEISNQVQYDVIVNIQGDEPMVHPKMIDDAIKEILDNGPAETVNLMAPLATIKEHEDINEVKVVVDKNNNALYFSREPIPSRKMGSLNVPMFKQVCIIAFKRDFLFMFSRLEPTPLEIAESVDMMRAIEHGYKVKMLETSFKTYSVDTSDDLSHVEKLLTNDDLLNSYIGIN; encoded by the coding sequence ATGTCAGTTATCGGTATTATACCTGCAAGGATGGGCTCCTCCCGCTTTCCTGGAAAACCAATGGCCAAGATATTAGGCATGCCAATGATTGGGCACGTTTTTTTAAGAAGCAAAATGAGCCATTCTCTGGATGAACTGTATGTAGCTACTCCCGATGAGCAAATCTATAACTACATAAACTCAATAGGCGGTAAAGCCGTTATAACTTTGGATTCACATGTCAGATGTACGGATCGCATTACTGAGGCTGTTCAAAAAATCGAAATTTCCAACCAGGTTCAATATGACGTTATAGTAAATATCCAGGGCGATGAACCGATGGTACATCCTAAAATGATCGATGACGCAATAAAAGAAATCTTGGATAACGGACCTGCAGAGACTGTTAATTTGATGGCCCCACTGGCTACAATAAAGGAGCATGAAGATATCAACGAAGTAAAGGTAGTAGTCGATAAAAACAATAATGCATTGTATTTCTCAAGAGAACCGATTCCATCCAGGAAAATGGGTTCCCTCAATGTTCCTATGTTTAAACAGGTTTGTATAATCGCTTTTAAAAGAGATTTTTTATTTATGTTTTCCCGGTTAGAACCCACTCCTTTAGAAATAGCTGAATCGGTAGATATGATGCGGGCAATCGAACATGGATATAAAGTAAAAATGCTGGAAACTAGTTTTAAAACATACAGCGTTGATACATCAGATGACTTAAGCCATGTCGAAAAACTTCTGACAAACGATGACTTATTAAACAGCTATATTGGGATAAATTGA